The DNA segment GTCGTCGATCGTGTCGAACTTGGTCAGCACAATGCCATCGATACCGCGCGACCGAGAACCGACAGGCGCGAAGTCCACGAGACACTGGTTGAACTTGCGCAGCTGATCGATGCCATTGTTGCCCACTAGGGCCTCACCAACAAAGAGGACGAGATCGGGTTGATTGTCATGGATGAGCTTCGCCAAGGCTCGCATGCGAGACTCGTGATCCTGCATCCTGCCAGCCGTGTCGATCATTACCACATCGATGTGCTGCTTGCTTGCCTGCGCCAtggctgccgcagcgacagcggaaGGATCGGTTCCGTAGCCTAGCTGAAAGACGGGGGCCCCCAAGCACCGTCCGTGCACCCCCAGCTGTTCCACCGCGCCATGTCGGAAGgtgtcgccggcggccaAGAGGACCGAATTACCGTTCTGTTGCAGCCAATACGTTATCTTCGCGAGGGACGTAGACTTACCCACCCCATTCACCCCGCAGAGTACAATGGAGTAGGGTTTCCCGGCGGCCTTGGCAGCAGCTACGTCGCGCAAGAGGTTCACCTCGCACTTCGGCTGCAgaatgcggcgcagcgaggccATCATGGCGTCCTCGACGGTCTTGTAGAGCGAGTCAAACGTGCCGAGCCGCTTGCCAGCGAGGGAGGCCTCGACAGACTTGCACACGTGCTCGGCAACCTCCACGGCAACGTTCTTCGCGATGAGCTTCTCGCGCAAGTCAGGGATGATTTTCTTCAAGTCCTCTGCGTCTACCTCGCGGGTGCCGACATAGGAGCGCAGCCACGTCGCCAAGCGACCACGCGACTGCCCCTCCCACTCCCGCTCCTTCACCGGGGCAATGCCACCGTTAGGCAGGCGCTTGATGTACGTCTCGCGCTGTATGCTAgcctgcgcctgcagctcctcctcggtggcCTTTTTCTCGTGTAACTGCTTCTCCACCATCGGGTCGTGAACAGCCCCGGGGTTGTCCCACCTGGTCGGCTTTTTGCCACGCTTCTTGACCGCGCCGCtggatgccgccgcctccgatGCACCACTTGCATTACCCTTGCCAGGACCGCCACCAATAGTGAGACGGCGACCATCCTTCGTCACGATAACCTTGCCCGCATTCTGTGCGGCGGGCTGCTGGGGGTTGTCCCCGTAAACGCCAACGCCCGCGCTGTCCTCCTGCGCGGAGCCGCTGTCGCTTGCCTCTCCCGCTGCACCACTGCTACCGCTGCACGCAGCCTCATCTCTATCCTCGCCTTCTACGCCATGCCGCgaggccgcctcctcgctggcATTGAACTTCGCGAGCAGTGCGGCGTATTCCGCACTAAACTCCATCAAGTTTTCGGCCGGCACCTGATTGCTGCTCCCTTGAATGCTGGAGAAGAAGTCCTGCTGGGCTGTTTGCTTACCGTATTTCTTAGCAAAGGTAGTTGCGATGTCGCGCAGAAAAACGTGCATGTAGTGCGGCTTGAAGAACTTAGGATAGACCGCCACGACGAAGAACCTGGCGTCGTTCTCCAAGACCCACCGCAGCTGGTAGTTATCCACGCTGTATTGCGCGAGACCTGCACGATCCTCTAGCAGTACTTCCTGGATCAGCTTGTTCACCATGGCACGCCGCCCTGTCTCGTGGGTTGTACACTGCCACAGCACCACGCCGCTGTCACTCACAATCGACAGTGTGTCAATCATCCTGCCTATACCGCTGacgctctctttctcttggCTGTTCTCAaagctgcgcgagcggcgcCTCAAGTGGAAAATGCTAGcaccgtgcgtgtgtacgtgtacaAGGCGGAGAGATTGACCCACAGTAGggggtttgtgtgtgtgtgtgtgcgcggaaGGGGGTAGGGGCATAGTAAGGCTGTGGAGATGGGCACCACAGGGGGTACGTGCGCATACAGCACTGGCAAGCACTCACTAATCTCACAGCTTGGCATGCATGAAGCGGCGGTGCCCATTTTCGTTGCTCTTCGCGCTAGTTTATGGCCCCGTCTCAGTACGCTGTGCTGCCTTCTCCGCAACTCATCAACTCAGCCTTACGTGCTTGCTGTCAATTATGTAGTGTGCGCTCACTACAGTGTGCAtcgcttctttttcgcttttGTTACTGCTGTTGCTGGTCGCTATGGAGTACTGCTTCCCCTTTCGTTCAGCGTGCCAGTCGATGGAGGCAACAGCGAAACGGAAGAGGCGGGGACGGGGGCCCATTGTACGGAGAGAAAAAAGCACAAGCGCACAAGCccagacacacgcgccagATGGAAAGAGATAAGAGCATGCAACAAGCCCGACAGAGAGCGCACAACCTCGAGTTCATCAGTGGGAGGTAGGAACTGGAGACAAGGAGCAAGTGAGAACAGCGAGCGAGATGCACGCGAACGTTTCAGAAAGCGCACACACGGGGACAGCTACTGTGACTTGGTCGTCGGCGTTGCAGCACACGCCCATCACGCAAAACGAGGGGTAAGGGGGTTCAATCGAACCCCGCAAAGCCTGTCAAGACGAATGCGTCGTAGTACTTCTTCTTGTGCAGTTGATGGCACCAATTCCACGCGGATGTAAGCCTTCCGTcgatgcagctgccgccgtcgtcgccagaGCCGTCGAAGGCATGCTTGAAGAAGTCGCTCAGGATCATCATCATCAACTCGCCGTAGCTATGATACTTGGAGCGCAGCAGGTTTCGCAGGCCGGGGTAGTTGTCGTACTCGTGCACCACCTGCGGCtgcccttcctcttcctcgtcctcctcgtggAAGACGTagcgcagcgcatgcagcgtCTGCACAACCGGTTTTACCAACCGAGGGATGACGGTGTACTTATCGATGAACACCAGCGGGTTCGGCACGTCGCGATCGCCCAGGTGAATCACCTTTATACCAACCCATCCGCCCATGCGCTGCTCCGTGTCGCGCACGAGGCGAGACATGACCCCGTAGCTCCTCGGTGCCGAGCACATGCGGTGAAACCCC comes from the Leishmania infantum JPCM5 genome chromosome 36 genome and includes:
- a CDS encoding putative signal recognition particle receptor like protein; the encoded protein is MIDTLSIVSDSGVVLWQCTTHETGRRAMVNKLIQEVLLEDRAGLAQYSVDNYQLRWVLENDARFFVVAVYPKFFKPHYMHVFLRDIATTFAKKYGKQTAQQDFFSSIQGSSNQVPAENLMEFSAEYAALLAKFNASEEAASRHGVEGEDRDEAACSGSSGAAGEASDSGSAQEDSAGVGVYGDNPQQPAAQNAGKVIVTKDGRRLTIGGGPGKGNASGASEAAASSGAVKKRGKKPTRWDNPGAVHDPMVEKQLHEKKATEEELQAQASIQRETYIKRLPNGGIAPVKEREWEGQSRGRLATWLRSYVGTREVDAEDLKKIIPDLREKLIAKNVAVEVAEHVCKSVEASLAGKRLGTFDSLYKTVEDAMMASLRRILQPKCEVNLLRDVAAAKAAGKPYSIVLCGVNGVGKSTSLAKITYWLQQNGNSVLLAAGDTFRHGAVEQLGVHGRCLGAPVFQLGYGTDPSAVAAAAMAQASKQHIDVVMIDTAGRMQDHESRMRALAKLIHDNQPDLVLFVGEALVGNNGIDQLRKFNQCLVDFAPVGSRSRGIDGIVLTKFDTIDDKVGAALSMVYELGQPIVFVGVGQTYQDLKVIEPEVVVSALMK